Sequence from the Spirochaetales bacterium genome:
AATCAGGAGTTCCTTTTTATCCGTCAGTAGCCGGTTAAAACGTTCGAATTCCTTGGCATAGAGCTCGGTTGTCTCACCCATGGTAATTCAGCTTACCCGTAACGGCAGGAAATATCAACCACCGTATTCCGCAAAAAACCGTCATTGAAGGATACGGCGGATCACACGCAATGTCCATTCTCTTGTTTTATTAAGCAGTTCCGTGTTATCGCTTTCTTTAAGATCGGCATATTCCCGAAGATAGGTGGCGGCCGGCAACTGTGTAATCCAGATTTGACGTTCGCTTCGTGAGAGGTGATAGAGGTATTTGCTTATTGGATGAAAGGGCGGCGGAAGGTTTTTCAATTTTTCGCTATAGTCGCGGAGAAACGACCGCCAGTCCGTACTGACGGGACCCTGGGCAAGCAGTGTTTTCATTAAAAACGGCTTTTCCGGCTTCGCTTTATCATGGTCGATCGAAAGGGAAAGTCCCTTGCCGTCGAGCTGGACCACCTGCGGGGACGCATCATTGATGGCGGATTCCATTTTCTCCTTGTAATTGAGCAGTTGATGTGTCGTGTACCTGAATGTCCTGCCGGTTTTTTCCTTTGAGAGTGTTTTGTCGCCCGCGATAAATGAAAAAAAAAGGCTTTCACAGGGGAAGAATCTGTTTTCGAAGCTGTGAAAATACGGGTAGAGGTAGGTGTCGCGCGAATATGATTTTCCGTCCGGATAGGAGAAATCGATACCGGCAAGATACACCTGGCGTGCACCGAGTTCGCATGCGAGTGAGAATGCCGCGTGGGAAACATTCCCGCCGGAAGTATCGATTCTCGGAAAACTTCTCCATGTCTGTGAAAGATATTGTGAAAAGGGATGGCCGCTTGAAAAAAAGAAAAGGTTTTTCCCGAGACGGGTGAGAATCGGGGGGGATGCCAGATCGAGGACAAGCGGAATATCGGGCGGTAGTCCGGCAAAAAAATGAAGGTAACTTATCTGCTGACAGTCTATCGAAATTACGCAATCAGGTGAAATGCCGGAGGAAAGGAGTGTCGGGAGTGATGTGTCGGTCGCGAGGAGAAACATTTCCCTGCGCATCCTTTTGATGCGTGTAACCTGGGTTTCAAGCGACGGACCCGCGCCGGTGATGATAATTTTTTCCGCCGGTTTGAGCGATATGGTCGATTTTTCCGCGACCGCCAGATTGAAAAGGGTGTTGATGAACCATTTTCTGCCGAAACGGGCCTGTACCGTATAGTCGTCCGCGATCGGATTGATGATATTCTTGATACCGGTCACGATCTCCTGAAAATATGTTTTTTCCGTATTGAGTCTCGAACCGAGTGAAATCGTCTTGAGGTTTCCGGCGAACACGGGGAAATAGTGCTTCAGGATGAAATCGGTGATTTGTCCGGCGTCCATGTCAATGAGAAAAGTCACTCTCGGATCGATGATAATCGACCGTATATCGATATGTTCGATGATGGAACGGAAAACGCGGATGTCCCTGTCGATGATGAGAATATTCGAGACCTCCGACCTCGAAAGAAACGGGGTTATATGGTAGCCGCCGCCGAATCCGAGAAACACGAGATATCCCGCTTCCCGGTACACCGAAAGGTACTTTTCTCCCTCCCGAACCGGATCGAATTTCGAATGAAGGGGAATGGGTATCCCGTTGATCAGTTGGGCCGGAACGGGAAGGTTCGTCTTTGACTGCAGAAAAGTGATCTCCGGAGATGGTTCCGCGGCGCCGACAAGGGCCGAGAGAGCGGGATCGTATGAGGAGAGGGCGAGAAGGTTTCGTTCGAGAACGGGATTATCGGGCATCTTAATCGGTTCTCCCCGCTTCGAGCAATTTACGGTGCAGGGCTTCGAGAAACTCGTCCGTATCGCGGCACATTGAAAGCGCCGTCTCCAACGCCTCATGTTCATTGTTTACGGAGAAGGCCCGCTTTATCGATGAAAGATGGCGGAGATCGAGAAAATAAAAGAGATGAAACATCTCCGTATCGGTAAAAAGTGCGGACAGCGACCGTGTTTTTTTAATGCGGGATTCGGCGAGACGGCACATAGCCCGCCAAGCTGCGAGGAGATCGCAGATGCGTTTTTTCCTTTTTGAAAAAGACGGATAGTCACGGGCAGCGCGTCCGTGATCGGCCCTCTTCCGTTTTTTTCCTGCAACAAGCGACCCGACCGAACGACGATCGATGACGGAGATTCCCGGAAGCGGTACGGCAGACGGTTCGAGCCGATATATCCCCCTGGAAAATTCGTTGCCCGCCGAAGAAAACCATCCGCAATAGGTCGAAAGGGCCCGTGACGTACGTGTCCCGTTGTCTTTATCGACAAGCGGTGCGAACCTGAAAGCGCGATCGAATTTTTCGCTGTGAAAGGGTCGAAATCTGTCGGCAGTATCTTCAAGAAGGGCGTCAAAGGCGTCGGGTCTCGCGTGGGAGCGTATATCCTCATAACAGAAGTCGAGTCCGCAGAGAATGAGCGGGGCTTTGGAAGCCGCGCGGGCATGTTGTATGGCGGTTGCCGCGACCGTTCCCTGCGGGGGAATCTTCGGGAAGACCGGATGAACTCCGGCAAGAAGCGCCTCTTCGAAAAAGGCCGGCTGGGCAAAAAAAGAAAATCTGAAGGGCATTCGTCTGAGGCCGGATGCGGCTGAAAGGGGCATAACGAGCCGGACGGCCTCTTTTTTTACCCAGTGGAGATGATAGGCGGAATAATAGCCCGGATCGGTCATGATGATCATATCAGGTGATATCCGGTGCGCATCGAGACATGGAACGGAGGAGGGAAGGGCGAGGATAAAGAGGTTGTCCCGAAAGCGCTTCAATGTAAAGATACTTTTTTCAAGGGTGGGCCCGGAAGCGGTTATCGCGATAGGCAGGTTTTCCGGATAGGGATTGTCCGTGTAAACCGGCTCGATATGAAGAAAGTTGAGAAGGCTGTTTCGCATCCACAACCTCCCCATTCCGATTGTCGTCAGAAGGCTTCCTTTCAATTCCCTGATTACCTGGCCGAGGCTGTCTTTCACTTTCCTGGACATATCGGGAAAGCATAACGCGGCCGCGGGCCATTCGACGACGAGGAGTCCCCCGAGATCGAGTTCACCGAGCTGGTTTCTAAAAAAGACCTCGGGATTTGTTCCGTCTGCCGGATTCCAGGAAACATGGCCCCGCTCGCCGCACAAAGAAAAGAGTTCATCGGAATAAAAAAGCGTAATACAGCGTGCGGCCGGAAATATTTTTTTTACCGCTCCCGCCAGATATCCGCCGCCTTCACCGAGTACAATGACTGTCTGCGGGGAAGGCCCGGCTTTGATCCTGACTCCGGCTGAGGCCCCCCCCGAACACG
This genomic interval carries:
- a CDS encoding motility associated factor glycosyltransferase family protein, with amino-acid sequence MPDNPVLERNLLALSSYDPALSALVGAAEPSPEITFLQSKTNLPVPAQLINGIPIPLHSKFDPVREGEKYLSVYREAGYLVFLGFGGGYHITPFLSRSEVSNILIIDRDIRVFRSIIEHIDIRSIIIDPRVTFLIDMDAGQITDFILKHYFPVFAGNLKTISLGSRLNTEKTYFQEIVTGIKNIINPIADDYTVQARFGRKWFINTLFNLAVAEKSTISLKPAEKIIITGAGPSLETQVTRIKRMRREMFLLATDTSLPTLLSSGISPDCVISIDCQQISYLHFFAGLPPDIPLVLDLASPPILTRLGKNLFFFSSGHPFSQYLSQTWRSFPRIDTSGGNVSHAAFSLACELGARQVYLAGIDFSYPDGKSYSRDTYLYPYFHSFENRFFPCESLFFSFIAGDKTLSKEKTGRTFRYTTHQLLNYKEKMESAINDASPQVVQLDGKGLSLSIDHDKAKPEKPFLMKTLLAQGPVSTDWRSFLRDYSEKLKNLPPPFHPISKYLYHLSRSERQIWITQLPAATYLREYADLKESDNTELLNKTREWTLRVIRRILQ
- a CDS encoding DUF115 domain-containing protein — translated: MIEQVTTKSGMPGLTVNGRHYHSAYDPEKEAIRFIERTYNEFDSDDEGILNVKAEARGVNDSCSGGASAGVRIKAGPSPQTVIVLGEGGGYLAGAVKKIFPAARCITLFYSDELFSLCGERGHVSWNPADGTNPEVFFRNQLGELDLGGLLVVEWPAAALCFPDMSRKVKDSLGQVIRELKGSLLTTIGMGRLWMRNSLLNFLHIEPVYTDNPYPENLPIAITASGPTLEKSIFTLKRFRDNLFILALPSSVPCLDAHRISPDMIIMTDPGYYSAYHLHWVKKEAVRLVMPLSAASGLRRMPFRFSFFAQPAFFEEALLAGVHPVFPKIPPQGTVAATAIQHARAASKAPLILCGLDFCYEDIRSHARPDAFDALLEDTADRFRPFHSEKFDRAFRFAPLVDKDNGTRTSRALSTYCGWFSSAGNEFSRGIYRLEPSAVPLPGISVIDRRSVGSLVAGKKRKRADHGRAARDYPSFSKRKKRICDLLAAWRAMCRLAESRIKKTRSLSALFTDTEMFHLFYFLDLRHLSSIKRAFSVNNEHEALETALSMCRDTDEFLEALHRKLLEAGRTD